The Streptomyces sp. NBC_00344 genome includes a window with the following:
- a CDS encoding nuclear transport factor 2 family protein produces MTTVDRFRGAVDSSDLTALNDLFTEDIRLYSPVKFTPFEGKPMVMGLFGVLLRTFEDFHYVGHLDGVAETSADGTEAPAAVLLFRATVNGKQIHGIDLLHLDGDGRIKEFTVMVRPQSAVQALGEAVMAGLVADGLVPATAGH; encoded by the coding sequence ATGACCACTGTGGACCGCTTCCGCGGCGCCGTCGACAGCAGCGACCTCACCGCGCTCAACGACCTGTTCACCGAGGACATCCGGCTCTACAGCCCTGTGAAGTTCACGCCGTTCGAAGGCAAGCCGATGGTGATGGGGCTCTTCGGAGTCCTCCTGCGTACCTTTGAGGACTTCCACTATGTCGGGCATCTCGACGGCGTGGCTGAGACCAGCGCCGATGGAACGGAGGCGCCGGCCGCCGTGCTGCTCTTCCGGGCCACCGTGAACGGCAAGCAGATCCACGGCATCGATCTGCTGCACCTCGACGGCGACGGGCGGATCAAGGAGTTCACCGTGATGGTTCGCCCGCAGTCGGCGGTTCAGGCCCTGGGCGAGGCGGTAATGGCGGGCCTGGTGGCCGACGGCCTCGTCCCTGCCACGGCCGGT
- a CDS encoding PadR family transcriptional regulator, which yields MALRHAVLAALLDEELSGYQLAKAFDMGVANFWHALPQQLYSELAKLEQEGLIDGREVVQESRPNKRLFRVTGEGLAELEQFTAAAAKPSFVRDDLLVKVQAADHVGTEALIEQLTERTAFAEAKIGLFDSLLRKMRGSISEEDFLRHGERIGPYLTCLRGLAFERGNRDWCERTVAVLRERRASPDRERPQR from the coding sequence ATGGCTTTGCGTCACGCCGTGCTGGCGGCTCTGCTCGACGAGGAGCTGAGCGGGTACCAGCTCGCCAAGGCGTTCGACATGGGTGTGGCGAACTTCTGGCACGCGCTGCCGCAGCAGCTGTACTCCGAGCTGGCCAAGCTGGAGCAGGAGGGGCTGATCGACGGCCGGGAGGTCGTCCAGGAGAGCAGACCGAACAAACGCCTCTTCCGGGTCACCGGCGAGGGGCTGGCAGAACTGGAACAGTTCACGGCGGCCGCCGCCAAACCCTCCTTCGTCCGCGACGACCTGCTCGTCAAGGTCCAGGCCGCCGATCACGTCGGCACCGAGGCGCTCATCGAGCAGCTCACCGAGCGGACCGCCTTCGCCGAGGCCAAGATCGGACTGTTCGACTCACTGCTGCGGAAGATGCGAGGCAGCATCAGCGAGGAGGACTTTCTGCGCCACGGCGAACGGATCGGCCCGTACCTCACCTGTCTGCGCGGTCTGGCCTTCGAGCGGGGGAACCGTGACTGGTGCGAGCGCACGGTGGCGGTGCTGCGGGAACGGCGAGCGTCCCCGGACCGGGAACGACCACAGCGGTAG
- a CDS encoding chaplin — MRFKSAALLAATGTLILAGAAGASADGGARGVAVGSPGILSGNVIQVPISVPINVCGNSVNLIGAFNPTFGNTCINGEFGRGYDDGRNGDHHRRRDDNRRDNNRSSKHQSKNHRSSNHR, encoded by the coding sequence ATGCGATTCAAAAGCGCCGCCCTCCTGGCTGCTACTGGCACGTTGATCCTGGCGGGTGCCGCCGGCGCCTCCGCCGACGGCGGCGCCCGGGGGGTCGCAGTCGGCTCCCCCGGCATCCTGTCCGGCAACGTCATCCAGGTGCCGATCAGCGTTCCCATCAACGTCTGCGGCAACTCGGTCAACCTCATCGGCGCTTTCAACCCCACCTTCGGCAACACCTGCATCAACGGTGAGTTCGGCAGGGGTTACGACGACGGCCGGAACGGAGACCACCACCGCCGCCGCGACGACAACCGCCGCGACAACAACCGCAGCAGCAAGCACCAGAGCAAGAACCACCGCAGCAGCAACCACCGCTGA
- a CDS encoding class I SAM-dependent methyltransferase yields the protein MIDYDREATHYDASRGGEPRAAAAAAAVERLLPEGVRTVVDVACGTGIVTWRLHRPGRTVLGVDRSQGMTAVAASRLPRGVVSGDATCLPVGSVKADAVVLIWLLHLLTDVAPVLAEAARVLSPAGTLVTTVDKEEAAFTTDSDIAHVTAPLRRQYARRAPDQLDVVVQLAAGHGLRPVGETRFAGTGQGQSPRRWREQISRGRVPWAGAADPEQVEGVCRELAALPDQDIDRPDPVYRLISLS from the coding sequence GTGATCGACTATGACCGTGAGGCCACGCATTACGACGCCTCCCGCGGAGGTGAGCCCCGGGCAGCCGCAGCGGCAGCGGCGGTCGAAAGGCTGTTGCCGGAGGGTGTGCGGACGGTGGTGGATGTCGCCTGCGGCACCGGGATCGTGACATGGCGGCTGCACCGCCCAGGGCGCACCGTTCTCGGCGTGGACCGCTCACAGGGAATGACCGCCGTGGCCGCGAGCCGGCTGCCTCGTGGTGTGGTGTCCGGGGACGCGACATGTCTGCCGGTCGGTTCGGTGAAGGCCGACGCGGTGGTGCTCATCTGGTTGCTGCACCTGCTGACCGATGTGGCGCCGGTACTTGCTGAGGCCGCTCGGGTCCTGAGCCCGGCAGGCACGCTCGTCACGACGGTCGACAAGGAGGAGGCCGCGTTCACCACGGACAGCGACATCGCGCATGTCACCGCGCCCCTGCGTCGCCAGTATGCGCGCCGCGCACCCGATCAGTTGGATGTCGTGGTGCAGTTGGCAGCCGGCCACGGGCTCCGGCCCGTTGGTGAGACCCGCTTCGCGGGAACCGGACAGGGACAGAGCCCCCGAAGGTGGCGCGAACAGATCAGCAGGGGCCGTGTCCCGTGGGCCGGAGCCGCCGATCCGGAGCAGGTCGAGGGGGTCTGCCGGGAGCTGGCGGCATTGCCGGATCAGGACATCGATCGCCCCGACCCGGTCTACCGCCTCATATCGCTGTCCTGA
- a CDS encoding DUF5997 family protein: protein MKSHQTAQTMKPATAAKKLGVYLEATPAEFQEGAVSRTELNALQADPPEWLLELRRSGPHPRPVVAAKLGVSIAGLARGGVTDALTTEQIDALKSDLPDWLQKERATQAEVRKEAVRIKEKNAERDDQSRRPRS from the coding sequence ATGAAGTCCCACCAGACCGCCCAGACGATGAAGCCCGCCACTGCGGCGAAGAAGCTGGGTGTGTACCTCGAGGCCACGCCCGCAGAGTTCCAGGAGGGTGCAGTCTCGCGTACCGAGTTGAACGCGTTGCAGGCCGATCCGCCCGAGTGGCTGCTGGAACTGCGGCGCAGCGGTCCGCATCCCCGGCCGGTGGTCGCGGCGAAACTGGGTGTCTCCATCGCCGGTCTCGCCCGTGGCGGAGTCACGGACGCACTGACCACCGAGCAGATCGACGCGTTGAAGAGTGATCTTCCCGACTGGCTGCAGAAGGAACGCGCCACCCAGGCGGAGGTCCGGAAGGAAGCGGTGCGGATCAAGGAGAAGAATGCGGAGCGGGACGATCAGTCCCGCCGGCCGCGTTCCTGA
- a CDS encoding LysR family substrate-binding domain-containing protein produces MTGSEVPPSFRLAYVPGVTPTKWVRIWNERLPEVPLTLVAVSPAEAFEVLRGGGADAGFVRLPVDGTDLSAIPLYTETTVVVIPKDHILAAVDEVSEDDLADDIVLHPLDETLSWEHRPGLAANERPATTADAVELVAAGVGLLLVPQSLARLHHRKDLTYRPVPEAPQSRIALSWPQDETTDLVDQFIGIVRGRTVNSSRGRSPASAQPKQAKQAKQAKRPDTAGARRKPATGKSTSKNARSGSGGPKGAKRGKPRGRS; encoded by the coding sequence GTGACAGGCTCGGAAGTACCCCCTTCGTTCCGGCTCGCGTACGTCCCAGGGGTCACACCCACCAAGTGGGTGCGGATCTGGAACGAACGGCTGCCCGAGGTCCCGCTGACCCTTGTCGCGGTGTCCCCCGCCGAAGCATTCGAGGTGCTGCGGGGCGGCGGCGCCGACGCCGGATTCGTACGGTTGCCGGTGGACGGCACGGATCTCAGTGCGATCCCCCTGTACACCGAGACGACTGTGGTCGTGATCCCGAAGGACCACATCCTGGCGGCGGTGGACGAGGTGTCCGAAGACGATCTGGCCGACGACATCGTGCTGCACCCGCTCGACGAGACCCTCAGCTGGGAGCACCGGCCCGGCCTTGCGGCGAACGAACGCCCCGCGACCACGGCGGACGCCGTCGAACTGGTGGCAGCGGGGGTGGGACTCCTCCTCGTCCCGCAGTCACTCGCCCGCCTCCATCACCGCAAAGACCTCACATACCGGCCGGTCCCGGAAGCCCCCCAGTCACGCATCGCGCTGTCGTGGCCACAGGACGAGACGACTGATCTGGTGGACCAGTTCATCGGGATCGTCCGCGGGCGCACGGTCAACAGCTCACGGGGACGCTCTCCCGCCTCCGCACAGCCCAAACAGGCCAAGCAGGCCAAGCAGGCCAAGCGACCCGATACAGCTGGTGCGCGCCGGAAACCCGCCACCGGCAAGTCGACGAGCAAGAACGCACGGAGCGGTTCCGGAGGCCCCAAAGGCGCGAAGCGCGGTAAGCCTCGCGGCCGGTCCTAG
- a CDS encoding DUF1203 domain-containing protein, which produces MTAYTPLPIPPATLKELRDTDDAGQPLQPGTASENGIPFHCVGSPLRCCLRTIEPGERVALVSYAPLRRWAAETGAQPGAYDESGPVFIHAGECEGPRSTHDYPFARQGALRTIRRYGADGHIVGGRLFEIPEDAGGGFDQAFDAAFAEPEVALVHVRALEYGCFQFEVRRP; this is translated from the coding sequence ATGACCGCTTACACGCCTCTCCCCATTCCGCCGGCCACGCTCAAGGAACTTCGCGACACCGACGACGCGGGGCAGCCGCTCCAGCCCGGCACCGCGAGCGAAAACGGCATTCCCTTCCACTGCGTCGGCAGCCCGCTGCGCTGCTGTCTGCGGACCATCGAGCCGGGTGAGCGGGTCGCGCTCGTCTCGTACGCGCCACTGCGGCGCTGGGCGGCGGAGACCGGCGCCCAGCCCGGGGCGTACGACGAATCGGGGCCGGTGTTCATCCATGCCGGGGAGTGCGAGGGGCCTCGAAGCACCCACGACTATCCGTTCGCGCGGCAGGGGGCACTGCGCACCATCCGTCGCTACGGCGCCGATGGCCACATCGTCGGGGGCCGCTTGTTCGAGATTCCCGAGGACGCCGGTGGCGGGTTCGACCAGGCCTTCGATGCGGCGTTCGCCGAGCCGGAGGTGGCGCTGGTGCATGTGCGGGCGCTGGAGTACGGCTGCTTCCAGTTCGAGGTACGGCGGCCGTAG
- a CDS encoding RidA family protein, which translates to MARAITLIRSASLTEAEYAYAATAPADARLIFLAGACPLNEDGSTAAAGDYAGQAAKALENMVGALTASGASLNNVISTRVLVASTRRQDLVTAWEVVRDAFGDHDVPSTLMGVTVLGYTDQLVEIEAVAAVLDS; encoded by the coding sequence ATGGCCCGAGCCATCACTCTGATCCGCTCCGCCTCCCTGACCGAGGCCGAGTACGCCTACGCAGCCACGGCACCGGCCGACGCTCGTCTCATCTTCCTGGCCGGCGCGTGTCCGCTGAACGAGGACGGTTCAACGGCGGCCGCCGGAGACTACGCCGGGCAAGCGGCCAAGGCCCTCGAGAACATGGTGGGTGCTCTCACTGCTTCCGGGGCATCCCTGAACAACGTCATCAGCACACGGGTTCTTGTCGCGTCCACTCGGCGACAGGATCTGGTGACCGCCTGGGAGGTGGTCCGGGACGCGTTCGGTGACCACGACGTCCCGAGCACCTTGATGGGTGTCACCGTGCTCGGCTACACGGACCAGTTGGTGGAAATCGAAGCCGTCGCCGCCGTGCTTGATTCCTGA
- a CDS encoding COG4315 family predicted lipoprotein: MKSNTTKAAAMAAVAVIAAAVSGCSSGGGSTSQGSAAGSSPSSSMQASSTSTASAVKTVMLKNTPFGKILVNGKGRTLYLFEADKTSKSTCSDACAQAWPPLIVKGTPTAGSGVQTKLMSTSVRSGGSKQVTYKGHPLYTYQGDHKAGQTNGQGLNQFGAKWYVVNADGKKVTAKPTNSSSSPTSSSSPSASSSSGGGY; this comes from the coding sequence ATGAAGAGCAACACCACAAAGGCGGCCGCCATGGCCGCGGTCGCTGTGATCGCTGCCGCGGTCAGCGGGTGCTCCAGCGGGGGCGGGTCGACGTCACAGGGGAGCGCCGCGGGTTCCTCACCGTCGAGCAGTATGCAGGCGTCGAGCACCTCGACCGCATCCGCGGTGAAGACGGTGATGCTGAAGAACACCCCGTTCGGCAAGATTCTCGTCAACGGGAAGGGCCGGACGCTCTACCTCTTCGAGGCGGACAAGACCAGCAAGTCGACCTGCTCGGACGCGTGTGCCCAAGCGTGGCCGCCGCTGATCGTCAAGGGCACGCCGACCGCGGGCAGCGGGGTGCAGACCAAGCTGATGAGCACGTCCGTCCGCAGCGGGGGAAGCAAGCAGGTCACTTACAAGGGCCACCCGCTCTACACGTACCAGGGCGACCACAAGGCCGGCCAGACCAACGGACAGGGGCTCAACCAGTTCGGCGCCAAGTGGTACGTCGTGAACGCGGACGGCAAGAAGGTCACAGCCAAGCCGACGAACAGCAGCAGTTCGCCGACGAGCTCGAGCAGTCCCAGCGCTTCGAGCAGTTCCGGCGGCGGATACTGA
- a CDS encoding isocitrate lyase/PEP mutase family protein encodes MRYGNALREEISAPGTTPLIGIYDMYSASVAADHYNGFFVSGFGFAASHYGLPDIGYIAWPDMVAFVERLRLAFPGRHLLVDIDDGYVDPEVACHVVQRLDRAGASGVILEDQKRPRRCGHADGKQVLPFEEYLDKLNMVLECRGDMVVVARTDAVEEDDILYRAEALAKTDADVVLVDGVRSVEWIRRIRKVIGDKPLLFNQIAGGKSPRLSLPELDALDVDVAIYSTPCLFAAHEAIDAALRNLKEADGRLPDAGGGRGIGVPESTKLLERNISRHHDSPSLLGV; translated from the coding sequence ATGCGTTATGGAAACGCGCTGCGCGAGGAAATCTCCGCGCCGGGCACCACACCGCTCATCGGTATCTACGACATGTACTCGGCGTCCGTCGCTGCCGACCACTACAACGGGTTCTTCGTCTCCGGATTCGGTTTCGCGGCCTCGCACTACGGCCTTCCCGACATCGGCTACATCGCATGGCCGGACATGGTCGCGTTCGTCGAGCGGCTGCGTCTGGCCTTCCCGGGCCGGCACCTCCTCGTCGACATCGACGACGGTTACGTGGACCCGGAGGTCGCCTGCCACGTCGTGCAGCGACTGGACCGGGCCGGCGCATCCGGTGTGATCCTCGAGGACCAGAAGCGCCCCCGCCGCTGCGGGCACGCCGACGGCAAGCAGGTCCTGCCGTTCGAGGAGTACCTGGACAAGCTCAACATGGTCCTGGAGTGCCGGGGCGACATGGTCGTGGTGGCCCGCACCGACGCGGTCGAGGAGGACGACATCCTCTACCGCGCCGAGGCACTGGCCAAGACCGACGCCGACGTGGTGCTCGTCGACGGCGTACGCAGCGTGGAGTGGATCCGCCGCATCCGTAAGGTGATCGGCGACAAGCCGCTGCTCTTCAATCAGATCGCCGGTGGCAAGTCCCCGCGCCTGTCGCTTCCGGAGCTGGACGCGCTGGACGTGGACGTGGCGATCTACTCCACCCCTTGCCTGTTCGCCGCACACGAGGCCATCGATGCGGCTCTGCGGAATCTGAAGGAAGCGGACGGACGCCTCCCGGATGCGGGCGGCGGGCGCGGCATCGGGGTACCGGAGTCGACAAAGCTGCTGGAGCGGAACATCAGCCGTCACCACGACTCCCCCTCGCTCCTGGGCGTCTGA
- a CDS encoding epoxide hydrolase family protein, with protein MGDMNIPLEKAPIHVTDTVLDDLKTRLRLTRWSADAGNDDWYYGVSRAYLQELADYWLHQYDWRKAEAAINAYEHYWATVDGVPVHFMRKPGVGPDPVPLILTHGWPWTFWHWSKVIDPLADPAAFGGDSADAFDVIVPSLPGFGFSGPLPGNPDMNFWKVADLWHTLMTDTLGHQKYAAAGCDIGALVTGQLGHKYADELHGIHIGSGQKLTLFNGDRAWDLSGGHPIPEGLPESVHHRILALDRRFAVHLAAHVLDSSTLAHGLSDSPVGLLAWILERWVNWSDNQGNVENVFSKDDILTHTMIYWVNNAIGTSMRYYANANRYPWVPSHDRRPVIEAPTGITFVEYENPPGVTTDQRVQHFAGSERGEWYNHVNLTVHPDGGHFIPWEIPDGWVADLRRTFRNRR; from the coding sequence ATGGGAGACATGAACATCCCGCTGGAGAAAGCCCCGATCCATGTTACCGATACCGTGCTCGACGACCTCAAGACGCGCCTGCGGCTGACTCGTTGGTCGGCCGACGCCGGCAATGACGACTGGTACTACGGTGTCAGCCGCGCCTATCTCCAGGAGTTGGCCGACTACTGGCTTCACCAGTACGACTGGCGCAAGGCGGAGGCCGCGATCAATGCGTACGAGCACTACTGGGCGACCGTTGACGGCGTTCCTGTGCACTTCATGCGCAAGCCCGGCGTGGGCCCCGACCCCGTCCCGCTCATTCTCACCCACGGCTGGCCCTGGACGTTCTGGCACTGGTCCAAGGTCATCGATCCCCTCGCCGACCCCGCGGCCTTCGGGGGCGACTCCGCCGACGCCTTCGACGTCATCGTTCCCTCACTGCCGGGCTTCGGCTTCTCCGGCCCGCTGCCGGGGAATCCGGACATGAACTTCTGGAAGGTCGCGGACCTGTGGCACACCCTGATGACCGACACGCTCGGCCATCAGAAGTATGCGGCGGCCGGCTGCGATATCGGCGCGCTGGTCACCGGTCAGCTCGGGCACAAATACGCCGATGAACTCCATGGGATCCACATCGGATCGGGCCAGAAGCTGACCCTCTTCAACGGTGACCGCGCCTGGGACCTCAGCGGAGGCCACCCCATTCCCGAGGGCCTGCCGGAGAGCGTGCACCACCGGATCCTCGCACTGGACCGGCGCTTCGCCGTCCACCTTGCCGCCCACGTCCTTGATTCGAGCACCCTCGCTCACGGTCTCAGTGACTCGCCGGTCGGACTGCTCGCCTGGATCCTGGAACGCTGGGTCAACTGGAGCGACAACCAGGGCAATGTCGAGAACGTCTTCTCCAAGGACGACATCCTCACCCACACCATGATCTATTGGGTCAACAATGCCATCGGTACGTCGATGCGCTACTACGCCAATGCGAACCGCTATCCGTGGGTCCCCTCCCATGACCGCCGGCCGGTCATCGAAGCTCCGACCGGCATCACGTTCGTCGAGTACGAGAACCCGCCCGGTGTCACCACGGACCAGCGCGTGCAGCACTTCGCCGGCTCCGAGCGAGGGGAGTGGTACAACCACGTGAATCTCACCGTGCACCCCGACGGCGGTCACTTCATTCCCTGGGAGATCCCGGACGGCTGGGTCGCCGACCTGCGCCGCACCTTCCGCAACCGACGCTGA
- a CDS encoding MarR family winged helix-turn-helix transcriptional regulator, with protein sequence MTVQSPDGDGVDVDDFTTVVETFAGIFIRLPSVEKLSFTTLSVLHTLTHQGPMRLSKLTATEQVSQPAITQLVARLERDGLVERRPDPSDGRAVLVRVTPAGTRVVHTRHDDRTTQLAILFEQLTAEERKAVGAALPALMRMAALQGRL encoded by the coding sequence ATGACGGTGCAGAGTCCCGACGGTGACGGGGTCGACGTCGACGACTTCACCACCGTCGTGGAGACATTCGCAGGGATCTTCATCCGGCTTCCGTCGGTCGAGAAGCTGAGTTTCACGACGCTCTCGGTGCTGCACACGCTCACCCACCAGGGCCCCATGCGGCTGTCGAAACTCACGGCCACCGAACAGGTCAGCCAGCCGGCCATCACGCAGTTGGTGGCCCGGCTGGAACGCGACGGTCTGGTGGAACGCCGGCCCGACCCCAGCGACGGGCGTGCCGTGCTCGTCCGGGTTACGCCCGCCGGGACCCGGGTCGTACACACCCGCCACGATGACCGGACCACACAACTCGCCATTCTCTTCGAGCAGTTGACAGCTGAGGAGCGGAAGGCTGTCGGCGCGGCGCTGCCTGCGTTGATGCGGATGGCCGCGCTGCAAGGCCGGCTCTGA
- a CDS encoding GNAT family N-acetyltransferase: MGFTMLEGAPPEGDAGMMFVEPSAIGQGVGRLLFEHNLARGRELGFTRFRIDADPNAESFYRKMGAVRVGNAPSGSVPGGTPPQLTVAVTSRGALSRSSPAR, encoded by the coding sequence GTGGGCTTCACCATGCTGGAGGGTGCGCCGCCGGAAGGGGATGCGGGCATGATGTTCGTCGAACCGAGCGCCATCGGGCAGGGGGTGGGCCGCCTGCTCTTCGAACACAACCTCGCTCGAGGACGGGAGCTGGGGTTCACCCGGTTCAGGATCGACGCGGACCCGAACGCCGAATCCTTCTACCGGAAGATGGGCGCCGTGCGGGTCGGAAACGCACCCTCCGGCTCCGTGCCCGGCGGAACGCCCCCTCAGCTGACCGTCGCGGTCACGAGCCGAGGCGCCCTGAGCAGATCGAGCCCGGCCCGCTGA
- a CDS encoding DUF6381 family protein, which produces MDVSGEFGSRIKQMRAKAVDLKQEAERTTDPDERRRLNEKARKLQDLSEQESGMASGDIYPLE; this is translated from the coding sequence ATGGATGTGTCAGGCGAATTCGGCAGCAGGATCAAGCAGATGCGTGCCAAGGCGGTAGATCTGAAACAGGAAGCCGAGCGCACCACCGACCCGGACGAGCGGCGGCGGCTCAACGAGAAGGCGCGCAAACTGCAGGACCTGAGCGAGCAGGAGAGCGGCATGGCGAGCGGGGACATCTATCCGCTCGAATGA
- a CDS encoding lamin tail domain-containing protein — MSRFATHLAATLVASSALLAAAALPAAAADHGRSAHRSPVVLGTIHSAGHIRSARALNTEWATVTNTGRNTVNLSGWTLSDADHHTYRFHHLLLGGHRSVRVHTGVGRDTGSNVYQDRRSSVWDSHDDTATLRDGRGHVVDSKSWGRRNEEGRTRHEGDNRHNERSHDRDGRQDGRDHDGRHDGRHDGSNHNRDGRHEGRGHDRDGQHERRDHDGRHDGSNHNRDGQHDGGHDGRGPGQDGHGHR; from the coding sequence GTGTCCCGTTTCGCTACGCACCTGGCCGCCACCCTCGTGGCCTCGAGCGCTCTCCTGGCTGCCGCGGCTCTGCCTGCGGCCGCCGCAGACCACGGCCGCTCCGCACACCGCTCGCCTGTTGTCCTGGGAACGATTCACAGCGCCGGACACATCCGCTCCGCACGCGCCCTGAACACGGAGTGGGCCACCGTCACCAACACCGGCCGCAACACGGTCAACCTGAGCGGCTGGACGCTCTCCGACGCCGACCACCACACCTATCGCTTCCATCACCTGCTGCTGGGCGGACACCGATCGGTGCGTGTCCACACCGGCGTCGGCCGTGACACCGGCAGCAATGTGTACCAGGACCGTCGCTCGTCCGTGTGGGACAGCCACGACGACACCGCGACGCTCCGCGACGGTCGCGGGCATGTCGTCGACAGCAAGTCCTGGGGGCGGCGCAACGAGGAAGGCCGCACCCGGCACGAGGGGGACAACCGGCACAACGAGCGCAGCCACGACCGCGACGGACGGCAGGACGGACGCGACCACGACGGGCGCCACGACGGGCGCCACGACGGAAGCAACCACAACCGCGACGGACGCCACGAGGGACGCGGCCACGACCGTGACGGACAGCACGAGCGCCGCGACCACGACGGGCGCCACGACGGAAGCAACCACAACCGCGACGGACAGCACGACGGCGGCCACGACGGTCGCGGGCCCGGACAGGATGGCCACGGCCACCGCTGA
- a CDS encoding alpha-amylase, whose product MQSALRSTVRALALGLSMVTAGLAQSAEAAGGDAEGQAPGCVQYATSWRYTFVTNSCDSTQLLAVDYLHGDEVPCRIAAPGDTVTFPGYGTDGNQVLGVRLCLDPAS is encoded by the coding sequence ATGCAGAGTGCGTTACGTTCTACCGTCCGGGCCCTCGCTCTGGGTCTGTCCATGGTCACGGCCGGGCTCGCGCAGTCCGCTGAAGCCGCCGGGGGCGATGCGGAGGGGCAGGCACCGGGCTGCGTCCAGTACGCGACGAGTTGGCGCTACACCTTCGTCACCAACAGTTGTGACTCCACCCAACTGCTCGCCGTCGATTACCTGCACGGCGACGAAGTCCCGTGCAGGATCGCCGCTCCCGGCGACACCGTCACCTTCCCGGGGTACGGGACCGACGGCAACCAGGTACTGGGGGTGCGACTGTGCCTTGATCCCGCCTCTTGA